A region from the Brassica napus cultivar Da-Ae chromosome C8, Da-Ae, whole genome shotgun sequence genome encodes:
- the LOC106362047 gene encoding histone H2A.Z-specific chaperone CHZ1, translated as MADVENQQESSFPVKRKSDLCSQDEDNVASKAQKLNPSSSSAGSESKDGEVNGSGVENIGVPDDLADEEKKEGGDGEEEEQEEDEDDDDGEVDRKGKGISREDKGKGKMIEVEESDDSDDDEDDEDGDEYAESDLSDDPLAEVDLDNILPSRTRRRSIQPGVYISNDRGGANEDDDDSSDDSDA; from the coding sequence ATGGCTGACGTTGAGAATCAGCAGGAGTCATCGTTTCCGGTGAAGCGGAAATCGGATCTCTGTTCCCAAGACGAGGACAATGTGGCGAGCAAGGCTCAGAAGCTTAATCCGTCGTCGAGCTCTGCTGGTTCCGAGTCTAAAGACGGAGAAGTTAACGGAAGCGGTGTCGAGAATATAGGCGTACCCGACGATCTTGcagatgaagagaagaaagaaggtggagatggagaagaagaagagcaagaggaagacgaggatgatgatgatggggaGGTTGATAGGAAAGGAAAAGGCATATCGAGAGAGgataaaggaaaaggaaaaatgATCGAAGTTGAGGAGAGTGACgacagtgatgatgatgaagacgaCGAAGATGGCGATGAGTACGCCGAAAGCGATTTGTCAGACGATCCGTTGGCGGAGGTGGATTTGGATAATATCCTCCCGTCGAGGACTAGGAGACGATCGATCCAGCCTGGAGTCTACATCTCCAATGACCGTGGTGGAGCTaacgaggatgatgatgatagcAGCGACGATAGTGACGCTTAA